In Mangifera indica cultivar Alphonso chromosome 1, CATAS_Mindica_2.1, whole genome shotgun sequence, a single genomic region encodes these proteins:
- the LOC123224131 gene encoding serine/arginine-rich splicing factor SR45a-like isoform X1, which yields MADSSRKKVMRSPSPLRDQSRSRSRSGSWSRPRQRSQSRSRGRSRSRSRGRGDVMNPGNTLYVTGLSTRVTEKDLKKHFSKEGKVASCFLVVEPRTQISRGFAFVTMDTTEDATRCIKYLNQSVLEGRYITVERSRRKRPRTPTPGHYLGLKSSRDYGHGYRGDHASRYRSSHDDYGYHRSPKRSPYRGNRDYSPVHSPHGGRSRRDRSRSLPHSPYGSPGRRYSRGSR from the exons ATG GCTGATTCTTCTCGCAAAAA GGTTATGCGGTCTCCTTCACCTTTGAGGGATCAGTCAAGGTCTAGGTCTAGGTCAGGATCCTGGTCTCGGCCCAGGCAGAGATCACAGTCTCGAAGTCGTGGAAG ATCAAGGTCCAGAAGTCGTGGAAG AGGTGATGTTATGAATCCTGGAAATACACTTTACGTGACTGGCCTATCAACAAGAGTCACAGAAAAGGACCTTAAAAAACATTTCTCGAAGGAGGGAAAG GTTGCTTCATGTTTTCTTGTTGTGGAGCCCCGGACCCAGATCTCTCGAGGTTTTGCTTTTGTCACAATGGACACTACTGAGGATGCCACCCGTTGCATTAAGTATCTCAACCAGTCAGTTCTTGAGGGCCGATATATCACTGTAGAGAGG TCTCGGAGGAAACGTCCTAGAACTCCCACACCTGGACACTATCTTGGGCTGAAAAGTAGTAGGGACTACGGTCATG GTTATCGGGGCGATCATGCTAGTAGGTATCGTTCTAGCCATGATGATTATGGTTATCATAGGTCTCCAAAACGCTCACCATATCGAGGGAATCGTGATTATTCTCCTGTGCACTCTCCTCATGGTGGAAGATCAAGGAGGGACAGATCCAGGTCGCTGCCTCATTCCCCATATGGTAGCCCAGGAAGGAGGTACTCACGTGGTTCTAGGTGA
- the LOC123224131 gene encoding serine/arginine-rich splicing factor SR45a-like isoform X2 — protein MADSSRKKVMRSPSPLRDQSRSRSRSGSWSRPRQRSQSRSRGRGDVMNPGNTLYVTGLSTRVTEKDLKKHFSKEGKVASCFLVVEPRTQISRGFAFVTMDTTEDATRCIKYLNQSVLEGRYITVERSRRKRPRTPTPGHYLGLKSSRDYGHGYRGDHASRYRSSHDDYGYHRSPKRSPYRGNRDYSPVHSPHGGRSRRDRSRSLPHSPYGSPGRRYSRGSR, from the exons ATG GCTGATTCTTCTCGCAAAAA GGTTATGCGGTCTCCTTCACCTTTGAGGGATCAGTCAAGGTCTAGGTCTAGGTCAGGATCCTGGTCTCGGCCCAGGCAGAGATCACAGTCTCGAAGTCGTGGAAG AGGTGATGTTATGAATCCTGGAAATACACTTTACGTGACTGGCCTATCAACAAGAGTCACAGAAAAGGACCTTAAAAAACATTTCTCGAAGGAGGGAAAG GTTGCTTCATGTTTTCTTGTTGTGGAGCCCCGGACCCAGATCTCTCGAGGTTTTGCTTTTGTCACAATGGACACTACTGAGGATGCCACCCGTTGCATTAAGTATCTCAACCAGTCAGTTCTTGAGGGCCGATATATCACTGTAGAGAGG TCTCGGAGGAAACGTCCTAGAACTCCCACACCTGGACACTATCTTGGGCTGAAAAGTAGTAGGGACTACGGTCATG GTTATCGGGGCGATCATGCTAGTAGGTATCGTTCTAGCCATGATGATTATGGTTATCATAGGTCTCCAAAACGCTCACCATATCGAGGGAATCGTGATTATTCTCCTGTGCACTCTCCTCATGGTGGAAGATCAAGGAGGGACAGATCCAGGTCGCTGCCTCATTCCCCATATGGTAGCCCAGGAAGGAGGTACTCACGTGGTTCTAGGTGA